A stretch of the Psychroserpens sp. Hel_I_66 genome encodes the following:
- a CDS encoding methylated-DNA--[protein]-cysteine S-methyltransferase, whose protein sequence is MEQCIIKSPLGYTKIVGDDEGISEVVILNSEEKETDIIPTELEDCVIQLKEYFEGTRKSFDLKLNPQGTDFQKLIWELLQEIPYGKTISYLQLSKRLGDVKAIRAVANANGKNPIWIIVPCHRVIGKDGSLTGYAGGLNRKKWLIEHENPYKQQRLF, encoded by the coding sequence TTGGAGCAGTGTATCATTAAATCACCTTTAGGTTATACCAAAATTGTTGGTGATGATGAAGGGATTTCCGAAGTTGTTATTTTAAATTCCGAAGAAAAGGAAACAGATATTATTCCTACGGAATTAGAAGATTGTGTGATACAGCTCAAAGAATATTTTGAAGGTACTCGTAAATCGTTTGATTTAAAACTGAATCCACAAGGTACCGATTTTCAAAAGCTCATTTGGGAACTTCTGCAAGAAATACCTTATGGAAAAACCATTTCGTATCTCCAATTGTCAAAAAGATTGGGCGATGTTAAAGCTATTAGGGCTGTTGCAAATGCCAACGGTAAAAACCCAATTTGGATTATCGTACCATGCCATAGAGTTATTGGTAAGGATGGTAGTCTAACAGGATATGCTGGTGGTCTAAACCGTAAAAAATGGTTGATAGAACATGAAAATCCATACAAGCAACAACGCTTATTTTAA
- the hemB gene encoding porphobilinogen synthase has product MYPLRRNRRLRTNASIRSLVRETIISPNDFLVPLFIVEGKGIKQEIPSMPNYYRFSLDLLEKEVKELWGLGLKSVLLFVKVPDHLKDNKGTEALNSNGLMQRAIKTIKNVCPEMLVMTDVALDPYSSFGHDGIINEGKIINDDTVSVLAEMSLSHAQAGADFVAPSDMMDGRIFAIRETLETEGFTDIGIMSYSAKYASSFYGPFRDALDSAPADVKDIPKDKKTYQMDFANRFEAIKETQMDIDEGADIVMVKPGLCYLDIVREIKNAVDVPVAVYQVSGEYAMLKAAAEKGWLDHDAVMLEQITAIKRAGADVIASYFAKDVVKLLY; this is encoded by the coding sequence ATGTATCCATTAAGAAGAAACCGAAGATTAAGAACCAACGCATCAATACGAAGCTTAGTTCGTGAAACCATCATTTCTCCTAATGATTTTCTCGTTCCCTTATTTATTGTCGAAGGCAAAGGGATTAAACAAGAAATTCCATCTATGCCAAATTACTACCGCTTTAGTTTAGACTTACTGGAAAAGGAAGTGAAGGAACTTTGGGGCTTGGGTTTAAAATCGGTGTTGCTTTTTGTGAAAGTGCCAGATCATTTAAAAGATAACAAAGGTACAGAGGCTTTAAACTCTAACGGTCTTATGCAACGCGCTATCAAAACAATCAAGAATGTGTGTCCCGAAATGTTGGTCATGACAGATGTTGCTCTCGATCCCTATTCGTCTTTTGGTCATGATGGGATTATTAATGAAGGAAAAATAATCAACGATGATACCGTAAGTGTTTTAGCTGAAATGAGCCTATCCCACGCTCAGGCTGGAGCAGATTTTGTTGCTCCAAGCGACATGATGGATGGACGCATTTTTGCGATACGTGAGACTTTAGAAACTGAAGGCTTTACAGATATTGGGATTATGAGTTATTCGGCGAAATATGCATCTTCGTTTTACGGACCGTTTCGTGATGCATTGGATTCTGCTCCTGCAGATGTCAAGGATATACCAAAGGATAAAAAAACCTATCAAATGGATTTTGCCAATCGTTTTGAAGCCATCAAAGAAACCCAAATGGATATCGATGAAGGTGCAGATATTGTGATGGTAAAACCAGGATTGTGCTATTTGGATATCGTTCGGGAAATAAAAAATGCGGTCGATGTACCTGTTGCTGTCTATCAAGTATCGGGAGAATATGCGATGCTCAAAGCTGCTGCCGAAAAAGGTTGGTTGGATCATGACGCAGTGATGCTAGAACAAATTACAGCGATTAAACGTGCTGGTGCAGATGTCATTGCTTCTTATTTTGCTAAGGATGTAGTGAAATTATTATATTAG
- a CDS encoding TrkH family potassium uptake protein, with protein sequence MKHTFQRFAKKYALLKQGWTPQQNLFYGFLTYILLGSLLLCLPIFQKTSASILDNIFIATSAVSTTGLVTVSIFDTYNFFGQFIIMILIQLGGIGYLSFTTFMILSTTRKMTLWHKKILSTEFTLPNTIKITDFLKSVVLFTLIMELLGAVLFFIAFKTEGMPTLDAIWSSVFHSISTFCTAGFSLFNDSFMGYVDNDFINFIISMLAICGSLGFIVITDFGLKIKDKTHKLSFTTKIIFFGFLILLTFGTAFFYFEPSIMDAHGESRFLAAFFQCMSAMTTVGFNTVDFGLFNQAMMLVCIFLMYIGASPSGTAGGIKITTLTAVFAIMKSRLKGSKNITFLGRRIPYERLYIATSAFIFYTIIIVLGTFFITLTNDFKFEQILFEVSSALGTVGLSTGITGDLNTFGKLVIIILMFIGRLGVLTFGLAIWSKDISEEDRKVLKEDIAV encoded by the coding sequence ATGAAACATACATTTCAAAGATTCGCTAAAAAGTATGCATTACTAAAACAAGGTTGGACACCTCAACAAAACCTATTTTACGGGTTTTTAACTTATATTTTGTTGGGCTCATTGTTGCTTTGCCTACCTATTTTTCAAAAGACCAGTGCGTCTATATTGGATAACATTTTTATAGCAACCTCAGCTGTTTCAACAACAGGTTTAGTTACAGTCTCTATTTTTGACACTTATAATTTCTTTGGCCAGTTTATAATCATGATCCTAATACAGTTGGGAGGTATTGGGTATTTATCGTTTACAACGTTCATGATTTTATCAACGACTCGTAAAATGACCTTATGGCATAAAAAAATTCTTTCTACGGAATTTACGCTGCCAAATACCATTAAGATTACAGATTTCCTAAAATCTGTGGTGCTGTTTACACTCATCATGGAACTTCTTGGAGCGGTTCTGTTTTTTATAGCTTTCAAAACGGAAGGGATGCCAACATTAGATGCGATTTGGTCTTCTGTTTTTCATAGTATAAGTACATTTTGCACAGCGGGTTTTAGTCTTTTTAACGATAGTTTTATGGGCTATGTTGATAATGATTTTATTAATTTCATTATCTCAATGCTGGCTATTTGTGGCTCGTTAGGTTTTATTGTGATTACCGATTTTGGATTAAAAATTAAAGATAAGACCCATAAATTGAGCTTTACTACTAAGATTATTTTCTTTGGGTTTTTAATCTTGCTCACTTTTGGAACCGCATTTTTTTATTTTGAGCCATCCATAATGGATGCGCATGGAGAATCTAGATTTCTCGCTGCATTTTTTCAATGTATGAGCGCCATGACCACAGTTGGTTTTAATACGGTAGACTTTGGGCTCTTTAATCAAGCTATGATGCTGGTTTGTATATTTTTAATGTATATTGGAGCATCACCATCAGGTACCGCTGGTGGTATAAAAATCACTACTCTAACTGCTGTTTTCGCAATCATGAAAAGCAGATTAAAAGGCAGTAAGAATATTACTTTTTTAGGACGACGTATTCCTTATGAGCGTCTATATATTGCAACGTCTGCTTTTATATTTTATACCATCATCATTGTACTAGGTACTTTTTTTATAACACTTACGAATGATTTTAAATTTGAACAAATTTTATTTGAAGTATCATCTGCTTTAGGAACTGTTGGTCTAAGTACAGGAATTACAGGAGATTTAAATACCTTTGGTAAACTAGTAATAATTATTTTGATGTTTATTGGTCGCTTGGGAGTATTAACTTTTGGATTGGCGATCTGGTCTAAAGATATTAGCGAAGAAGATCGAAAAGTTTTAAAAGAAGATATCGCAGTATAA
- a CDS encoding four helix bundle protein: MRNFKKLEIWKNGIEIVKQLYPLADLLPSEEKFGLKSQVTRASVSIPSNIAEGCSRNSDVEFKRFLEIAMGSLFEVETQLIIAQKLRFIPENELKTIFELLNKEAKMINSLINKIKMG, from the coding sequence ATGAGAAATTTCAAAAAGCTTGAAATTTGGAAGAATGGAATTGAGATTGTAAAACAATTATATCCTTTAGCAGATTTATTGCCTTCCGAAGAAAAATTTGGATTGAAAAGTCAAGTTACACGAGCTTCAGTTTCTATACCGTCTAATATTGCAGAAGGCTGTAGTAGAAATAGTGATGTTGAATTTAAACGATTTCTTGAAATTGCAATGGGTTCTCTTTTTGAAGTTGAAACACAATTAATAATAGCACAAAAACTAAGATTTATTCCAGAAAACGAATTAAAAACTATTTTTGAGCTTCTTAATAAGGAAGCCAAAATGATAAATAGTTTAATAAATAAAATTAAAATGGGCTAA
- the hemF gene encoding oxygen-dependent coproporphyrinogen oxidase: protein MKDKFFKYIHELQDTITAKLEAVDGKASFKEDIWDRPEGGGGRTRVIENGNVFEKGGVNISGVHGKLPDSMQKYFGVEDADFFACGISLVLHPKSPMVPTVHANWRYFEMYDKNGNIVDQWFGGGQDLTPYYLFEDDAKHFHQFCKTACDKHNSSFYSHYKERCDTYFYNTHRNETRGIGGLFFDYCKKTDDMSMQNWYDFVTEVGNSFLDAYVPIVEKRKDLEYTKAQRDWQEIRRGRYVEFNLVHDKGTLFGLKTNGRIESILMSLPPHVQWVYDHHPEAGSEEEKLITVLKNPMDWIKK, encoded by the coding sequence GTGAAAGACAAATTCTTTAAATACATACACGAATTACAAGATACAATTACAGCAAAGCTAGAAGCTGTAGATGGTAAAGCTAGCTTTAAAGAAGATATTTGGGACCGTCCCGAAGGTGGTGGAGGACGAACACGAGTTATAGAAAACGGAAATGTTTTTGAAAAAGGAGGTGTCAATATCTCTGGAGTACACGGTAAATTACCAGACAGCATGCAAAAGTATTTTGGTGTAGAAGATGCCGATTTTTTTGCCTGCGGAATAAGCCTCGTGCTCCACCCAAAAAGTCCAATGGTGCCAACCGTTCATGCCAATTGGCGCTATTTTGAGATGTATGATAAAAATGGAAATATCGTTGACCAATGGTTTGGCGGTGGTCAAGATTTAACGCCATATTATTTGTTTGAAGACGATGCCAAACATTTTCATCAATTTTGTAAAACAGCGTGTGATAAGCACAACTCAAGTTTTTATTCTCACTACAAAGAACGATGTGATACCTATTTTTACAATACGCACAGAAACGAAACTCGAGGTATTGGCGGACTTTTCTTTGATTATTGCAAGAAAACCGATGACATGTCCATGCAAAACTGGTACGATTTTGTAACCGAAGTTGGTAACAGTTTTTTGGATGCTTACGTTCCAATTGTTGAGAAAAGGAAAGATTTAGAATACACAAAAGCCCAACGTGATTGGCAAGAAATAAGACGTGGTCGTTATGTAGAGTTTAATTTAGTTCACGATAAAGGCACGCTCTTTGGGTTAAAAACAAATGGTCGTATTGAAAGTATTTTAATGAGCTTACCTCCTCATGTGCAATGGGTTTATGACCATCACCCTGAAGCTGGTAGTGAAGAAGAAAAATTAATTACTGTTCTAAAAAATCCTATGGATTGGATTAAAAAATAA
- a CDS encoding T9SS type B sorting domain-containing protein has translation MLNNLKFPGLLIIFFLSFNCINAQLEAFELDGEGWAKGDFIEFAINSKGVYGARTENTPASFHDNREQDGNELFGFLANPLADGWVDYDGDFFTPGSPEEGFAIEVSGQNFNNNNTSGLFQIPGEIKGVNVIQSDCFEDTAQITWEGNVVGLNLKRYYSITKDGLFIQMTTIITNVSEEIKEDVFFMHNVDPDNNVTLSGNYETDLELISQASSADDDICLVKASQPPIGSSQDMDGSNVSFYAQNEIARVSYGGFENRNASAVWNGTGYSSAEGDSVNFLDEAISIAFNLGDLEPGETTRFTYYYILENIDETFIPLIVNVFKQNPSVCSGGDGQIVLSGLEPGESYVIQYLDDGVLIPDTTYIADENGDVAILNLDAGNYTNLMLSYSGCSTNIDTVFELLDPEPPNYTITSQESTDCVNQNGVIRFSGLTPYTNYKYQYTYNGELFGPEVETANEIGDIILNDLSPGTYANFVLEQYECVTSDSSIIVITGPPVPDTPSIPNQFYCDEDLDYVTSIDLTPLNAFALGSYSSSTHTITYHETEQNAIDGVNISASNYTTSGAVTFTLYVKSTDNDSGCFSYSPFGVTINIPPDFELTDGKICLNSDDTVNLDYDPPILTTGLSNTLHSFEWYFEGDVIPGEISNELTATNFGNYSVKATLIETGCDIIEQAVVTPSGPPQTLEVNIISNPFSEIHMVEIIANGYGVYNYSIDNGPYQTSPLFSEVMAGYHEFRIIDVNGCGQVIVEKVFVDYMKVFTPNNDGVKDYWQIIGVKELIQPIIYVYDRYGKLITTLNDDSIGWDGTLNGKRLPAADYWFTVKFLDDKYVERQFKSHFALKR, from the coding sequence ATGCTTAACAACCTAAAATTTCCTGGCCTACTCATAATCTTTTTTCTCTCTTTTAATTGTATAAACGCCCAACTTGAAGCCTTTGAGCTTGATGGAGAAGGCTGGGCAAAAGGAGACTTTATAGAATTTGCAATTAATTCTAAAGGTGTTTATGGAGCTCGAACAGAAAACACTCCTGCAAGCTTTCACGACAATAGAGAGCAGGATGGAAACGAATTATTTGGATTTCTTGCAAATCCGTTAGCAGATGGTTGGGTTGATTATGATGGTGATTTCTTTACTCCTGGATCTCCAGAAGAAGGTTTTGCTATTGAAGTTAGTGGGCAAAACTTCAACAATAATAATACAAGTGGTCTTTTTCAAATTCCGGGTGAGATAAAAGGAGTTAACGTTATACAATCGGACTGTTTTGAAGATACTGCACAGATCACCTGGGAAGGAAATGTGGTTGGGCTCAATCTAAAACGTTATTACAGTATTACAAAAGATGGGCTTTTTATACAAATGACTACCATTATTACAAACGTTTCCGAAGAAATAAAAGAAGACGTTTTTTTCATGCATAATGTAGATCCAGATAACAATGTTACATTGAGTGGAAATTATGAGACCGATCTTGAGCTGATATCACAGGCATCTTCTGCTGATGATGATATTTGCCTAGTTAAAGCCTCTCAGCCTCCTATTGGAAGCTCTCAGGACATGGATGGATCAAACGTAAGTTTTTATGCTCAAAATGAGATTGCCAGAGTTAGTTATGGTGGGTTTGAAAACCGAAACGCAAGTGCTGTTTGGAATGGTACTGGATATTCTTCTGCGGAAGGAGACTCTGTAAACTTCCTGGATGAAGCCATTTCAATCGCTTTTAATTTGGGTGATTTGGAGCCTGGCGAAACCACAAGATTCACATATTATTATATTCTTGAGAATATCGATGAAACATTTATTCCATTAATAGTAAATGTTTTTAAACAAAACCCATCAGTTTGTAGTGGTGGTGATGGGCAAATCGTACTTTCTGGTTTAGAGCCTGGAGAATCATATGTTATACAATATTTAGATGATGGAGTTTTAATACCTGACACTACCTATATTGCAGACGAAAATGGAGATGTTGCAATTTTAAATTTAGATGCTGGAAACTATACTAATTTAATGTTGAGCTATAGTGGTTGTTCTACAAATATCGATACTGTGTTTGAACTGCTGGATCCCGAACCACCAAACTATACAATTACAAGCCAAGAGTCTACAGATTGTGTTAATCAAAACGGAGTGATACGTTTTTCTGGTTTAACTCCTTATACAAATTACAAATATCAATACACATACAACGGTGAGCTTTTTGGTCCTGAAGTTGAAACTGCAAATGAGATTGGCGATATTATTTTAAACGATTTATCCCCAGGAACATATGCTAATTTTGTATTAGAACAATATGAATGCGTTACGAGCGATTCTTCAATAATTGTAATTACTGGCCCTCCGGTTCCTGATACACCATCTATACCAAATCAATTTTACTGTGATGAAGATCTAGACTATGTAACATCAATTGATTTGACGCCATTAAATGCCTTTGCTTTGGGCAGTTACTCTTCATCAACACATACCATTACATACCATGAAACAGAACAGAATGCAATAGATGGTGTCAATATTTCTGCTTCTAATTATACAACGTCGGGTGCTGTTACTTTTACTTTATATGTAAAGAGTACAGATAATGATTCTGGATGTTTTTCTTACAGTCCTTTTGGTGTCACTATTAATATACCTCCAGATTTTGAATTGACAGATGGTAAAATCTGCTTAAACAGCGATGATACCGTAAATTTAGATTACGATCCACCTATTTTAACAACAGGACTATCAAATACACTTCATAGTTTTGAATGGTATTTTGAAGGTGATGTTATTCCTGGAGAAATTTCAAATGAATTAACTGCCACGAATTTTGGAAACTATTCCGTAAAAGCCACTTTAATAGAAACTGGATGTGATATTATCGAACAAGCTGTCGTAACTCCATCTGGACCTCCACAAACATTAGAGGTAAATATTATATCTAATCCTTTTTCTGAAATTCACATGGTTGAGATCATTGCAAATGGCTATGGAGTTTATAACTATAGCATTGATAATGGCCCATACCAGACCTCTCCTCTATTTTCAGAAGTAATGGCTGGATATCATGAGTTTAGAATCATAGACGTTAATGGATGTGGACAAGTAATTGTAGAAAAAGTATTTGTCGATTACATGAAAGTATTTACACCAAACAATGACGGTGTCAAGGATTATTGGCAAATAATAGGCGTTAAGGAACTGATACAACCTATAATTTACGTTTATGATAGATATGGTAAGCTCATCACTACCTTAAATGATGATTCCATTGGATGGGACGGTACTTTAAACGGGAAACGTTTACCTGCAGCCGATTATTGGTTTACTGTTAAGTTTTTAGATGATAAATATGTTGAAAGACAATTTAAATCTCATTTTGCTCTTAAACGCTAA
- a CDS encoding c-type cytochrome produces the protein MKQFIFIATLIIIAGLSILIIAVKPKNASTTTSALNNSNFCGTNAFYNENSSEGKKLFNANCASCHQLDRKMTGPALRNVAQKYDSITILKFLHGEKTEIMNEDYGMTCVNFPQLT, from the coding sequence TTGAAACAGTTTATTTTCATAGCAACGCTTATCATTATTGCTGGTCTAAGCATATTAATTATTGCGGTGAAACCAAAAAATGCCTCAACAACTACGTCTGCTCTAAACAATTCTAATTTCTGCGGAACAAATGCTTTTTATAACGAGAATTCTTCCGAAGGAAAAAAACTTTTCAATGCCAATTGTGCGTCCTGTCACCAATTGGATAGAAAAATGACCGGACCAGCACTTAGAAATGTCGCTCAAAAATATGATTCTATAACAATTCTCAAATTTCTTCATGGTGAAAAAACAGAAATCATGAATGAGGATTATGGTATGACTTGTGTTAATTTTCCGCAACTAACATAA
- a CDS encoding GNAT family N-acetyltransferase: protein MIAQFDGFEINAIHEGDAWKICDFAIANTDRLKRYFPKTLEQNLNPTLSQIYVEKNVKAFYEKTQFVFTLKQTVTRKLAALIIIKELDWNIKQGEFAYAIDYNFKGQGLMSKAIGKLSTYTFENLGLERLQIIVNKDNIPSSNVATNSGFKWQKTLKNEFTPNGEAPLDMELYELFKSEP, encoded by the coding sequence ATGATCGCTCAATTTGATGGTTTCGAAATTAATGCTATTCACGAAGGCGATGCTTGGAAGATTTGCGATTTTGCAATTGCTAATACAGATCGTTTGAAACGCTATTTTCCGAAGACATTAGAACAAAATTTGAACCCGACGTTATCTCAAATTTATGTGGAGAAAAATGTCAAAGCTTTTTATGAAAAAACACAGTTTGTGTTTACTTTAAAACAAACCGTAACTAGAAAACTTGCAGCATTAATTATCATCAAAGAACTAGATTGGAATATAAAACAAGGTGAATTTGCGTATGCGATCGACTACAATTTTAAAGGTCAAGGATTAATGTCTAAAGCTATAGGTAAACTCTCTACATATACCTTTGAAAATTTAGGTTTAGAGCGTTTACAAATTATTGTAAATAAAGACAATATACCAAGTAGTAATGTTGCCACTAATAGTGGGTTTAAGTGGCAAAAAACCTTAAAAAACGAATTTACACCCAATGGTGAAGCTCCTCTAGACATGGAGTTATATGAATTATTTAAAAGCGAACCGTGA
- a CDS encoding CNNM domain-containing protein yields the protein MGLLIFYALISIFFSFLCSILEAVLLSITPTFINVKKKEGKHYAATLEEFKKDVDRPLIAILTLNTIAHTVGAILVGVQAKVAYAELYGSEETSVFGIAFTVDLMVGIVSTIMTILILVASEIIPKTIGATYWKKLANFTAKALRILIFPLKWTGILWLLRLTTKLIGGKGHGSVLSREGFMVMADMAHEEGVFQENESKIIRNLLNFKEVFAKDVMTPRTVMKAEDENTTIADFFGKNMNLRFSRIPIYSGDADNIKGLVLKDEIFREMALDNGDKKLSEIKRHIIVIDRELPIPKLFEQLVDTRNHMALVVDEYGSVSGLVTMEDVIETLLGLEIMDESDNVSDLQNMARKSWEARAKKLGIIEDTDEKQDPENNK from the coding sequence ATGGGATTACTTATATTTTACGCACTTATATCTATCTTCTTTTCATTTTTATGCTCCATTTTAGAAGCTGTTCTATTAAGCATAACACCTACGTTTATCAACGTTAAGAAGAAAGAAGGCAAACATTACGCTGCAACGCTAGAAGAGTTTAAAAAAGATGTTGACAGGCCTCTAATTGCTATTCTCACTCTCAATACAATTGCACATACGGTTGGAGCGATTCTAGTAGGTGTACAAGCCAAAGTAGCCTATGCAGAACTTTATGGAAGCGAAGAGACCAGTGTATTCGGTATCGCCTTTACAGTAGATCTCATGGTTGGTATTGTTTCCACCATAATGACGATTTTAATTTTAGTTGCTTCAGAAATCATCCCAAAAACAATTGGTGCAACCTACTGGAAAAAACTCGCCAACTTTACAGCCAAAGCATTGCGAATCTTAATTTTTCCTTTAAAATGGACAGGAATTCTATGGCTTTTGAGATTAACCACAAAACTTATTGGAGGTAAAGGTCATGGCAGTGTCTTAAGTAGAGAAGGCTTTATGGTGATGGCAGATATGGCACATGAAGAAGGTGTTTTTCAAGAAAACGAAAGCAAGATCATTAGAAACTTACTTAACTTTAAAGAGGTCTTTGCAAAAGATGTTATGACGCCAAGAACCGTCATGAAAGCAGAAGACGAAAACACGACGATAGCAGATTTTTTCGGTAAAAATATGAACCTACGTTTTTCTAGAATTCCTATTTATTCTGGTGATGCAGATAATATAAAAGGTTTAGTACTTAAAGATGAAATCTTCAGGGAAATGGCCTTAGATAATGGTGATAAAAAATTATCTGAAATTAAAAGACATATCATTGTTATAGATCGAGAATTACCAATCCCCAAATTGTTTGAGCAATTGGTAGATACCAGAAACCACATGGCATTGGTTGTCGATGAGTATGGCTCTGTAAGCGGTTTGGTAACTATGGAAGATGTTATAGAAACACTACTCGGTCTTGAAATTATGGATGAAAGCGATAACGTATCAGACCTGCAAAATATGGCAAGAAAAAGCTGGGAAGCTAGAGCCAAAAAACTTGGTATTATAGAAGATACTGATGAAAAACAGGATCCCGAAAACAACAAATAA
- a CDS encoding EI24 domain-containing protein, giving the protein MFKNILKGIQAYSGSLTLISKLKLWKYFLVPIIISIITASVIVISTYGLSDNIGNFISRVWPWDWGKEAFTSFSTILGAIVIFAIGLILYKHIIMALSAPFMSPVSEKIEAHLMGVEKHNHRNTTFSEQLWRGIRINVRNLLKELLITIPLLILKFIPVVNIFSTVLLFSTQAYYAGFGNMDYTLERHFKYRDSIKFVRNHRGIAIGNGLIFILFLIIPVIGVILVLPMSVTAASINTVKLLKEENRLNEQITRL; this is encoded by the coding sequence ATGTTTAAAAATATTTTAAAAGGTATACAAGCCTATTCTGGTAGTCTTACTTTAATTTCAAAATTGAAGCTTTGGAAGTATTTTTTAGTGCCTATCATCATCAGTATTATTACTGCCAGTGTAATCGTTATTTCAACCTACGGACTTTCAGACAACATAGGAAATTTCATTTCTAGGGTTTGGCCTTGGGATTGGGGAAAAGAGGCATTTACTTCTTTTTCAACGATTCTTGGAGCAATCGTCATTTTTGCGATAGGCTTAATTTTGTACAAACATATCATTATGGCGTTATCTGCGCCATTTATGAGTCCTGTTTCAGAAAAAATAGAAGCTCATTTAATGGGTGTTGAGAAGCACAATCATAGAAATACTACGTTTAGCGAACAACTTTGGAGAGGTATAAGAATAAACGTTAGAAACTTATTGAAAGAACTATTGATTACGATTCCGCTTTTGATTCTCAAATTTATTCCAGTGGTCAATATATTTTCTACGGTTCTTTTATTTTCAACTCAAGCCTATTATGCTGGTTTTGGTAATATGGATTATACGTTAGAACGTCATTTTAAATATCGTGATAGTATTAAATTTGTGAGAAATCATCGTGGGATTGCCATTGGTAACGGATTGATTTTCATCCTATTTCTTATCATACCTGTGATTGGAGTTATTTTAGTTCTACCAATGAGCGTAACTGCTGCCTCAATAAATACCGTAAAATTGCTGAAAGAGGAAAACAGACTTAATGAACAAATAACAAGGCTTTAA
- the hemE gene encoding uroporphyrinogen decarboxylase → MKNDLFLRALKGETVERPPVWMMRQAGRYLPEFMEIKAKYDFFTRCQTPELASEITVQPIRRYGMDAAILFCDILVIPQAMNIEVQMKPNFGPYLPNPVRTQKDVDNVIVPDVKEALSYVYEAIKATKEKLNDEIPLIGFAGSPWTILCYCVQGQGSKNFDKAKEFCFTNPIAAHQLLQKITDTTIAYLKEKVKAGCNAVQVFDSWGGMLSPVDYQEFSWQYIQQIIDALKDEAPVIAFGKGCWFALDKMAKSGASALGVDWTCSAQNARYLTGGNITLQGNFDPTRLFSPPSEIKKMVTQMINDFGKDKYIVNLGHGILPNIPLDHAKAFIDAVKEYEHP, encoded by the coding sequence ATGAAAAACGATTTATTTCTAAGAGCATTAAAAGGAGAAACGGTTGAGCGTCCACCAGTTTGGATGATGCGTCAAGCAGGTCGTTACCTTCCAGAATTTATGGAAATCAAAGCTAAATATGATTTCTTTACACGTTGCCAAACCCCAGAATTAGCGAGTGAAATCACAGTACAACCTATTCGTAGATACGGTATGGATGCTGCGATTTTATTTTGCGATATTCTGGTAATTCCTCAAGCCATGAATATTGAGGTACAAATGAAACCAAACTTTGGTCCCTATTTACCAAATCCTGTTCGTACTCAAAAAGATGTCGATAATGTGATTGTCCCAGATGTAAAAGAGGCTTTAAGCTATGTTTACGAAGCTATCAAAGCAACCAAAGAAAAGCTAAATGATGAAATCCCGTTAATTGGTTTTGCTGGTTCGCCTTGGACGATTTTATGTTATTGTGTACAAGGTCAAGGTTCTAAAAACTTTGATAAAGCCAAAGAATTTTGTTTTACAAATCCAATTGCTGCACATCAATTATTACAAAAAATCACAGACACGACGATTGCCTATTTGAAAGAAAAAGTAAAAGCAGGCTGTAACGCTGTTCAAGTCTTTGATTCTTGGGGAGGCATGCTGTCGCCTGTGGATTATCAGGAGTTTTCTTGGCAATATATCCAACAAATTATCGATGCTTTAAAAGATGAAGCACCAGTAATTGCGTTTGGCAAAGGGTGTTGGTTTGCATTAGACAAAATGGCCAAATCTGGAGCCTCTGCTTTGGGTGTAGATTGGACGTGCTCTGCACAAAATGCACGTTATTTAACTGGCGGAAACATTACATTACAAGGTAATTTTGATCCAACACGTTTATTTTCTCCTCCAAGTGAGATCAAGAAAATGGTGACGCAAATGATTAATGACTTCGGAAAAGATAAATACATCGTCAATTTAGGTCACGGGATTTTACCAAACATACCTTTAGACCATGCAAAAGCATTTATTGATGCTGTAAAAGAGTATGAGCATCCTTGA